GCATCGCCTGAAGCGTTATTAAGATGGATAGATTATTTCTATGGTGATGAGGGTGCATTCTATATTAATAAAGGACCAGAAGGCGCTTTATGGGAATGGGCAGAAAACTCTGAAGGTGAAAAGGTAAGAGTTTACACTGAGAATGTTGATTTAGCAAATGTAGAAGATACACGTGGTACAATAACACCAGCATATGGCTTAACTGTGCCAAATATTGATTACAAAAACACTGAAGATTTATATATCAGAGGTAATGCTGATGATGAGATGGATACAACCTTTACTGATTTTATTAATAGTGAAACAGAAGAAAAAATCACAGCTAATGGTCAATTGCCAATGCCATTACTTTACCTTTCAAAAGATGAAATTGATCAAATTAAAGACACACAAACTGATTTATCAACTTATATCGAACAAATGGAAGCGAAATTTATCACAGGTGTTGAACCTTTATCTAACTGGGATAAATATGTAGACACAGTAAATTCTATGGGATTAGAAAAATACTTAGAAATTTACCAAAAAGCATTAGATAACTACAACAAACAATAATTGTAAAAAGATGCGATATTTTGTCGCATCTTTTTTTTGTATTACTTATGGGTAATAAACATCCTTTTTTTAGTTTGCGTATTGTGTTATAATATAATGTGAATGTAAGCGCATTAAATATGAACGAGGTGATACAAGAATGAAAGGAATTATCGGTTTAAGTTATAATTTGGGGTTGCTTTTATGTAGAGCGGTCTATTTACAAGTATTATTTGTTATTTACTGTTTACGTGGCGGAGTTGTATTAGGTTTATTTCCTAGCTTGTATGGCATGTTCAAAGTAATTAACCAATTAATAAATGGAGATATTTCAACTTATCAGGATATGAAAGTTGCTTATAAAGAGGCTTATCGTGAGGAATTTAAAGCAAGCAATAGTGTGGGATATATTTTACTAGGGCTAGTAGCATTTTTAAGTTTTGATTTAGCTATCTCTAAACGATTTATTCAACAACCAATCATTCATGGGGCCTTATTATTATTGATGATCATGACTATTGGAACTATTTTATATTCATTCCCCGTCTTAATTAGATACAATTTAACGATTAAACAAGTGATCACACAATCTTTCTTAATGTTTATTTCTAATATTGTAGAGGCAGTGGCCATTGTTATTAGTTTTTTATTAATGCCAATTATTTTTGCTTTCTCACCGATATTAATTATTTTAGTAGGGCTGCCAGCCTTAGTGTTTATCGTTCTGTTCTTTTCAAAACAAGGAATAATAAAAACGGAAGCTAGGTTTGATAATTATGAAAATGGTTAACAAGATGAAGAGCGTTCTTAACAACAGAAAATCAATTTATCAGTATGTTGTTATTTATATTCTAATTTTTGCTATTCCTTTTCTTATTTTATCGATTATTTGGTACAACACCTCAAGGAAAAATATTCAAAATCAAATTGAAAATGGGATTGATAATTCGATGTTTCAGCTGAAAGAATATGTATCGGAAAAATTTGATGATATCGCGAATATTTCTGAAAAAATATCTGATGATGCCCGAATAACTCCATACATGATGAATCATCCGTATTATTCAAAAGAGGGGATTGCTGAAATTAATCGTTATAAAAACAGCACGCTGGTTGAAGATTTATTTATCCAATATGATGAATATCCAGATACCTTATATACCTCGACTGGGAAAATGGCGTTCAGTACCTTTATCGAAAGACGCTATGCTCACTATCAATTAGAAAAAGAAACGATTCAGCAATTATTTAATGCGAAAGTACCTGAGTTTAGTATAATCACAACGAGAAATTCGGAAGAAAGTAATGATTTGATTTGCTATACGATGCCGATTATGGATGTAAACGGTTCTAAATATGGTACTGTTTCCTATTTAATTAAGAAAAATAATTTGTTGAAAGATACTGAAAAATTAATGTTAAAGCAAAATGGTAATGTATTGATTTTTGATCAGAAGGGCCAATTGATTTTATCGTCGAATGATAGCTATTTAGAGGATCGGACGTCATTGAAAGAGCTAGCCCTTGATGAGTCAAAACAAAAAATTAAACTTGACGATAATAAATTACAAATTAATCGCCAAGTAGATAGTAAACAAAATTTGATTTTTATTGCACTGACAAATCCCCGTGAATCATTTGATGAAATCGCTCAAATTCATTACCGAACAGTCGGGGCAGTACTCCTTCTTTTTGTAGGGAGCGTCGCTTTAATTTATACGACGAGTAAGAAGCAGTACCAACCCATTAAGAAAATCGAGAAAATATTGGCAAGTAAGTTGGATATTGCTAATAATGATAATCGCCAAGTCCCACTAGATCAATTGCAACAAAGTTTAGTTGAATATTTTGAAACTAACGAAACATTGATTGAAGAAATAAAATCGCAAACCCCTTATGCACGCGATAAGATTGTTGGTAAATTACTTCAAGGTGATTTTGAAAGTGTTGAAGAAATTGAAATGCTACTGCGCGCTGTTACAATCGAATTATATGATAAAAACTACTTTGTAATGATTCTGAGTACTGAGTTTGCTTATGAGGAAATTACCGATACGGTTGAAACTTATATCATGAACAAGGTTGATGTTTTTTATAACAAAGATTATCAAATTTTTGGTACTAAGCTTGTATCAGCTAAAGCTATTGCGTTGATTTGTAGTACGGCAAATGAAATCGATAATTGGTCGACTAATTTAATCGTCGATGAAATTTATCAGTCATTACTAAATGACTTACAAATCGCAATGAATATTGGTATCGGAACAGTGGTTGCTAATTTAAACGACATTAATAAGTCATACATCGAAGCGATGGCGGTTATCGATTATCAAAAGCACTTTGATCTAGAAAATACGATTATCCATTTTAGCGATATTAAAGAAAATGAAAAAAGTTCTAAGCCATTTCAACCTGAGGAACAATTAAAATTAATGCAAAGTTTGAATGAAGGTAATTTTGTAGTCGCACAAGAAGTAATCAATACACTCATCAATGATTTTGCAAGTAAGCAATCATCTGTAAATAGCATGAAACTATTCGGTTACAACTTACTTAATACGATTATTAAGTCAGGTGTGGAGTTATGTGATGATAGTTTTTATCAACTAGGTGAACAATTATCAGGCTTTGATTCATTAGTAGAATTACGTGTCAATAGCTTATCCTTGGCTGAAAAAATTTGCATCCAGATTGCAAACAAACCAAAAAATAATATTTTAAAACAAGAGATTTTTGATTATATCAACGAGCACTATTCGTCTCCAGATTTATCATTAGAAAGTGTCGCAGAAGAATTTGATTTATCGGTTTCATATATTAGTCGCTTTATTAAGAAAGAAAGTGACCGTACGTTCTCTAAATATATTCAAGATTTACGATTAGAAAAGATTAAACAACAACTGGTTGAAACTGATAAACCAATTAAAGAAATTGTTCAGGAAAATGGCTATTACGATGTCTCTAATTATACGCGGAAATTTAAAAATATTATGGGTGTAACACCAGGGCAATATCGTAAGATTCAAAGACATGAATATGAATAGGATGAGTATTAAGGAAAGTAAGTGATGCCACTTACTTTCCTTTTTATATTTGAATAAGCACTTCGCGTTATCAGAAACTATGTAATCATTTCATGATATGTATATTATGGATTAGCGGGAAACCTATTGACTATTACCTATTAAATTACATAAAATCAAACTAAAGAAAGCGCTTATATTGCGTTAATGGAGGGAATTTATGTTTGATTTAGAAAATTCACAAAAACAATTTTATCAATTAAATCGTTTGGCAGTTAAGGATAGATTAGTCTTGAAAAAGGCTACAATAACTGAAGAAAATGTCCAACAAGATTATCAGTTCGGCACATTTTTTGGTAAAAAAAATCATTACTACACGATTGAAACATGTTTTACGATTCCAAAGGATTGGTCGTATGATCGTTGTGAATTATTTATTTATTCTGATTTGTCAGAGTCAGATAATAGTACGAACCCACAAATTAAAGTGTATCTAAATGACCATTTTGTTCAAGCAGTAGATACTAATCATCACGAACTATTGTTGGATGATGCCTATATTGGAGTGGAAACTTCCTTACGATTAGAAATTTTTAGTGGACGTGAAGAAAAACAATTTCCAATCCATGTGGAATGTCGTCGGATTGATCAAGCCATTCGTGATTTATTTTATGATGTCCAAGTTGCTTGGTCATCTTGGAAACTTGTTCAGGCTGATCCAGAGCTAAACTTAATCTACAAAAAAGCCATCAAATCCGCTTTAAAACAAGTGCCGTTGTTTGATGCTTATAGCGAAGAGTTTTATCTAGGCATCAAAGCCGCTAAAGAAATTTTACGCCAAGAGTTATACGAAAGTGAACAATTAAAACACTTAGGAACGGTTGTCGGTGTCGGTCATACGCATATTGATTTAGCCTGGTTATGGACGGTTCAGCAGGCAATTGAAAAAGGTGAGCGTAGTTATACAACCGTGATGAAATTGATGGATGAATACCCAGATTATACATTCTTCCAAAGTCAGCCTCAAATGTATCAATTTATCAAAAATAATTACCCTGAGCTTTATGAGCTGATTAAAGAAAAAATCGCAGAAGGACGTTGGGAAATCGACGGTGGTATGTGGGTTGAGGCTGATTGTAATATGACTTCAGGTGAATCTTTAGTTCGTCAAATTTTACATGGAAAAAAATTTATCAAAGATGAATTTAATAAAGACAGTAAAATTTTATGGTTACCTGATGTCTTTGGCTATACAGCTGCTTTACCTCAATTATTAAAGAAATCGGGTATTGATTACTTTATGACGACTAAATTATCATGGAATCAATCCAATAAAATTCCTTATGATTCATTTTATTGGAAAGGGATTGATGGTAGTGAAGTCTTAACGCATTTTATTACCACAGTGAGTGAAGGTTACCAGCCACGACCATACTATACAACTTATAACGGCATGTTGGATCCTTATACTGTCAAAGGCAGTTGGGAAAGATACCAACAGAAAGATTTAAATGATGAAGTATTAATTGCTTACGGATATGGTGATGGGGGCGGTGGACCAACAAGAGACATGTTGGAGACGGCTAAACGTTTAGAAAATGGTTTGCCAGGTATTCCGAAAGTTAAAATGGGTCATGCGTTATCATATTTTGATTCACTAAAACAAGCCATGGATCAAGCAGAGGTCGTTCCAAAATGGATGGGTGAATTATACTTTGAATATCACCGTGGAACGTATACGTCTATTGGTAAAAATAAGAAGGCTAATCGTCAATTAGAGACGTTGTTGCAATCTGTCGAGAAATATTATGCCCATTTAGGTGAAGCGCTTCCTAAAGAGACTATGACAGAACTTTGGCAATTATTATTATTGAATCAGTTTCATGATATTTTACCAGGTAGTTCGATTAAAGAAGTCTATGATCAAACGGATTTAGATTATGAGATGATTCAAAACCAAGCAGAAAGTTTATTATCACAAACCATAACAACTAAGGGTTCTGACTATTTCGTGTTTAATCCACTAGCTAAAAAACGTGATCTTAAAGTAAAATTGCCACTGCCACTAGGTCAACGTCCCGTTAGCGAAACGCATCAATTGAAATGGCAACGAATAGATGAAAATCAGGTATTGGTAGAAATTAAAGAGGTTGCTAGTTTGGCCGCAGTTAAAATGGCTGTCGCACCGTTTGAAGAGGAGCAACTTGCTTCAACGTCTGAGTTTGTCACTAAGCAATTGGAAACACCGTATTACACAGTGACGTTTGATGAACAGTATCAAATTATTTCATTAATTGATAAACAACAGCGACGAGAAATTTTGCCAGCTGGAAAAGTGTTAAATGAGCTGATTGCTTATGAGGATATTCCCATGGATTATGATGCCTGGGATATTGATCCTTACTATAAGGAAAAAGCTTGGTCAGTAGCGAATGTTTCAAATGTTGAATTAATTGAAAAAGGTGACGTTAGACAAACGTTAGTTATCACGCGTCAATTTAAACAATCGACTATTACGCAAGCTATTCATTTTTATCATGATTCAGCACGGATTGATTTTGAAACGGATTTAGACTGGCATCAAAAACAAATGTTATTGAAAGCGCAGTTTCCGGTTGAGGTTAACTCGCTTAAAGCAACTTTTGATATTCAATTTGGTAATGTCGAGCGTGATATTCATGAGAACACTTCATGGGATAAAGCCCGTTTTGAAGTTTACGGTCAAAAATGGGTCGACATTTCAGAAGGTGATTATGGTGTAGCCGTGTTATCAAATGCGAAATATGGCTTTAACGTAGACTATCAAAACATTGGGATTACGTTAGTTAAATCAGCAATCGATCCATATGATGGCGCGGATCAAGGACATCAACATTTTATTTATTCATTGATGCCACATACAGGCGATTGGAAACAAGCCCCTGTTATGGAAGAAGCTTTAGATTTAAATACACCAGCTCTTGTGTTAAATCAAGTGGTTGTTGATGGGACGCATTTTGCTAGTATGGAAGCATCGTTTGTGACGTGCGAATTAGATAATGTACTGATTGATACCATTAAGCCAGCCGAAGATGGTAAAGGGTATATTATCCGTCTGTATGAATTTAAAAACAAACGTACTGAGGCAGCGTTAACGTTTGCTCGTGAATTGAAAACTGTACAATTATGTGATCTATTAGAGAATCCAATAGAAGACTTAGTACATACTGAACATTCAGTTACCGTACCACTGAAGCCTTATGAAGTTCAAACGTTAAAAATATTTTTTTAGAAAAGGAACGTAACCATGATTGATGAACTTATTAAAAAAATGACGTTGAAAGAAAAAATTGGTCAATTAAATCAGCGTTTATACGGTTGGCAAGCGTATGAGAAAGTTGATGGAGAAATTCACCTGACTGATTTATTCAAAGAAGAAGTCAAAAAATATGATGGGATGGGCTGTTTATATGGTGTTTTTAGATCGGATCCATGGTCGGGGAAAAACACTGAAACAGGGCTAACAAAACAAGAAGCATTCCAAGTAGCGCAATTAATTCAGACTTATATTAAAGAAAATACTCGCTTAGGGATTCCAGTTTTATTATCAGAGGAGGCGCCTCATGGCCATCAAGCATTAGATTCTTTAACGACACCCGTTAATTACACAGTAGGAAATAGTTTTAATCCTGAACTTTATCAGCAAATGCAAACGCACGTCGCACGTGAATTACGTGAAAAAGGGGCACATCTAGCGTTGGTTTCAACGTTAGACGTTGCTCGTGATCCGCGTTGGGGCAGAACGGAAGAAAGTTTTAGTGAAGACCCCTATTTAACGGGAGAATTCACAAAAGCAGCTGTCAAAGGGTTACAAGGTGATCACCCTAAACAAGTTGGTGAAGAACAAGTCGTGGCCGTTTTAAAACATTTTGCCGGACAAGGGTCGTCAATTGGTGGGCATAATGCTGCGCCAATCGAAATTGGTGAACGCGAGTTAAAAGAAATCCACTTACAACCTATGAGAGCAGGTATTTCAGTAGGGGCTCAAATGTGTATGGCGGCTTATAACGATTACAACGGTATTCCTTGTCATGCGAATAGCTATTTGTTAAATGAGTTATTGCGTCAGGAATTAGGTTTTGAAGGGGCGGTCATGTCTGATGGCTGTGCTTTAGACCATTTGGAAACAATTACTGGTTCAAAAGCTGAAGGGGCGGCTTGGGCATTAGCTAGTGGCATTGATATCGGCTTATGGGATGATATGTATGGACATTTGGAAGAAGCGGTTGAACAAGGATTATTAAGTGAAAGTGTCATTGATCAAGCTGTTCGCCGTGTTTTATCAGTTAAGGACTCTTTAGGTTTATTTACTAATCCTACGCCTAAAGTTGAGGTTAAAGATGAAGAAAGTAAACAAGCGTTAGCTATTCGTTTAGCTGAAGAATCGGTGGTGCTTCTTAAAAATGAACAAGCCACTTTACCGCTTAATAAAAATATTAAACACATCGCTGTTATCGGTCCAAACGCAGATGCTTTATATAATCAATTAGGTGACTATACGCCATTCAAACGGTCACAAGCGGGTGTTACAATTAGGCAAGGCATTGAAACCATAGCGCAAGAAAGTGGCATGACAGTTACCTATTTCCCAGGCAGTTTGATTGAGTCACCGCTTGCAGAAAATTTTGGTTTTTCATTAACCGACTTAGCTGAAGTCGAGCATATTGTCATGGTGATTGGTGGTTCTAGTGCGCGTGATTTCGACACCCAATTTGATGCAAATGGTGCGGCACTTAATGGCTCAAAGGAAATGAACAGTGGTGAAAATATTGATTTAGCTTCACTTGAATTACCATTGATTCAAAAGCAATTAATCGCCTATGTTGCTAAACTCGGCAAACCAATGACAGCTGTATTAGTGCAAGGACGACCACATAGCATTAGCGACGTATTGCCGTATTTTGACAGTATTGTGTTGGCTGGTTACCCAGGGGAGTACGGTGGTACAGCAGTTGCTAATGTATTATTTGGCAAAATAACTCCTTCTGGAAAATTAGCGATGCCTATTCCTAAAAGTTCAGAGCAATTACCTGTTAACTACAATTATCGTGATTTACCTTTTAAGAAAGATTATTTTAATGATTCCGGGTTACCAGCGTTTCCTTTTGGCTTTGGTTTATCATACAGCGATTTCAGGTTAAGTAATCTCTCGGTTAATTGCGAAGGAAGTGTTGATTATCCGCTAATTATTCGCGGTGATATTGAAAATGTTGGTCAATACCGAGCAGCCGAAGTGATTCAAGTGTATCTTAAAAGTTTAAATAAACGAGTAGTCACTAGAGTGAAAGAATTACGTGGCTTTAAAAAAATCTGGTTAGAGCCTGGGGAAAAACAAGCCTTTGAAATAAAGTTAAGTCAACAACAATTAGCTGAATATGATGCTCAAATGCATTATGTCCCAATGAAAGAAGCTAATATTATTATTGAAACAACAAGCGATACACATCAAGAATTAATAAAACTAACTGAAGAGGTGTAATTAATTATGGAAAAACAATTTCCAAAAGGATTTTTATGGGGAGCAGCTGCATCAGCGCCACAAACAGAAGGAGCAGCTTTAATTGACGGTAAGAGTCCCTCTACTTGGGATAAATGGTTTGAATTAGAACCAGAATTATTTTATAACGGGGTTGGACCGGAACATACGTCTAATACCTACCATATGTACAAAGAAGATGTTCATTTGATGAAAGAGATGTCTTTAAATTCTTATCGTACCTCGATTGCGTGGACAAGATTGTTGCCAGATGGTGAAACAGTCAACCCTAAAGCAGTTGAATTTTATCGTAATTATTTCAATGAAATGGTTGCTAATGGGGTTGAGCCGATTATTAATTTATTCCATTTTGATATGCCATGGTGGTTAATGGAAAAAGGTGGTTGGGAAGCGCGTGAATCGGTTGATAAATTTGCCTACTATGCAAAAGTCGCTTTTGAACAATTTGGCGACATCGTGAAGAAATGGGCAACGTTTAATGAACCATTAGTTCATATTGAGTGTGGTTATATGGGAGATGCGCACTATCCTAAAGTTCACGATTTCAAACGAGCGATTCAAGTCGCTTATCACACGTTATTAGCTCATGCTAAAGCGGTTGAAGCCTTTAAAGAAGTTGGAATTGAAGACGGTGAAATCGGGATTATTTTAAATCTGTCACCTGCTTATGCTAAAAGTGAGGAAGAAGCTGATCAAGCTGCCGCTTTTCATGCCGATTTATTCTATATTAGAAGCTTCTTAGATACTGTTGTCAAAGGTTATTTCCCAGAAGAGTTGATTGCAATATTAAAAGAACATCAATTAACACCAGTTGTTGAAGAAGGGGACCGTCAAATTTTTGAAGATAATACGGTTGATTTCTTAGGGGTTAACTATTACCAACCATTACGCGTGCAAGCGCCGCTGCCACAAGAATTTCCAGCAAAAGGCGTGGGCTATTTCTCAAGATACTATGACTGGCCGGATAAAGTCATCAATCCTCATCGCGGTTGGGAAATTTATGAACAAGGGATTTATGACATTGCGATGCGTGTTAAGGAAGATTACCATAATATTAAATGGTTTATTTCTGAAAACGGGATGGGTGTTTCGGAAGAAGAACGTTTCTTTGATGAAAATGGGCAAGTGCAAGATGACTATCGAATTGAATTTGTGACGAATCACTTAACCAAATTACATCAAGCTATTGAAGATGGTTCTAATTGTTTCGGTTATCATATGTGGACGTTTTTAGACTGTTGGTCATGGTTAAATGCTTATAAAAATCGTTATGGCTATTACCGTGTCGATTTAGATGATGCGTTTAAACGTACGGCTAAGAAAAGTAGCCATTGGATGAAAGAATTAAGTGAAACTAATCGTTTAGTCATTCCAGACTAGAAGGGAGAAGTTTTGAAAAAAATTGACATTAAATCCATCATCGATCAAACGTTTGAGACGTTTTTAAATGATTTAGAAAAATTATTAGTCATCCCTAGTGTAAGAGGGGATGCTAAACCTGAGGCTCCTTTTGGTCAAGCGCCAAAAGAAGCCTTGCTAAAGGTGAATGAGATTGCTGAATCTTATGGTTTTACAACGCAATTAATCGGGAATTGTGTCACGATGATTGCAATGGATGACACACCAATTGAGGAGTCATTTGGAATTGTTGGGCATTTAGATGTTGTTGCAGCAGGTGAAGGTTGGGATTATCCAGCCTATGGGTTAACAATCGATAACGGTCGCCTATTTGGTCGTGGCGTTTTGGATAATAAAGGCCCAGCATTTGCTTGTCTATTTGCTATGAAACTCGTAAACAATTTAGGTTTACCGCTTAAACATTCGGTTAAAATCTTATTCGGGTCTGATGAAGAGTCTGGTTCAAGTGACATTGCGTTGTTTTTAAAAGAGTCAAAAGCTCCAAAGTTTTCATTTACTCCAGATTGTAAATATCCAGCAGTTTATGCTGAAAGAGGCATGCTTCGTCTGGCGTTGAAGACGTCTTTTGAGCCTGGTCAGTTAGCAGAACTTTCAGAGATTCGTGGTGAGCAACATCCGTCTTTTATTCCGTCTAATTTATCAGCCACCATCAATCAGGTGGAGGTGAAGGGAAATGGCAAAAAAGCTCCTTCAAATGCCCCAGAAGTAGGGAATAATGCAATTTTTAGATTGATGGAAGCAATCAAGCAACAGGTACATGAACCTAGATTACTAGCGTATTTAGATTGGGCGATTTCATCGATGGCGCATCAACATCAAGGGGAAGGCTTAGGAATTGCTTTTTCAGACGAAGAAAGTGGTACCTTACAATTAAGTCCATTTGAGTTTCAAAAGCAAGACAATCAGTTGTTGTTGAAATTATCCATCCGTTATCCGGTAACAGTTACTAAACATCAAATTCTTGAAAAATTACAAGAACAGTTATTTGAAGGAACTGAATTAGTCGTTGAGCGTGTATTAGACAGTCATTATATAGACCCCACCAATGAATATGTTATCGCCCTTAATGATGTATACAACACAGTGATGAATGATAATGTAAGCCCTGTCACCACTACAGGTGCAACATACGCTCGTTTTATACCGAATACAATTGCGTTTGGTCCGTCGTTCCCTGGACAAAAAGGCATTGCCCATAACGCGAATGAATATATGGACATTAAAGACATGAAGAAAAACATTGAAATTTATTTTTACAGTATATTAGCCTTAGCTGGCGTAGGAGGAAAGATGTAATGAAACCATGGGGAGCAATCGCTACATGGCGCATGGCACATGATGGCGTGTTAGCAGCCAAAGAATTGATACATCAACAAGCAAGTGCGGAACTAGCTTGTGAAACTTTAATTAAAAAAGTTGAGGATTATCCTTTTTATAAATCAGTGGGCTATGGTGGTTTGCCGAATGAACTAGGGGTGCTTGAGATGGATGCAGCCTTTATGAATGGAGACACGATGGCTTTTGGTGGTGTCGCATCAATTCAAGATATTAAAAATCCGATTAGTGTGGCTCGTTTATTAAGTAAGGAAAAATTCAATTCTTTTAGAGTCGGTGAAGGGGCGCGTGAATTTGCTTTATCACAAGGATTAGAAGAAAAAACAATGTTAACCAATCGTGCAAAACGTATTTGGGAAAAGCGTGTCGAAGAAATAGAAGAGCATCAGCTAGATCCTTATGATGGGCACGATACGGTCGGAGCAGTAACCCTAGATTTAAATGGCTCAATGGTTGCTGGTACGTCAAGTTCTGGTTTATTTATGAAGAAAAAAGGACGCGTTGGTGACTCACCGTTTTCTGGTTCGGGCTTATATGTCGATAGTGAAATTGGTGGTGCCAGTGCCACTGGCTTAGGTGAGGACTTAATGAAAGGTTGTTTATCTTATGAAATAGTCCGTCTAATGGGAGAAGGGTTATCACCACAAGATGCGTGTGATAAAGCTGTCTATGCGTTTGACCAAAAATTAAAAGAACGATACGGCAAAGCTGGGGCAATGTCATTGGTTGCTTTGAATAATCAAGGGGAGTGGGGCGTCGCAACGAATGTTGAATTTACTTTTAGTGTTGCAACTTCGACAACTGAACCAACGATTTATATCGCTTATCCAGGGCCTAATCAAACAACTGACATTAGTGAAGTCACACCCGAATGGCTAGAAGCTTATCAGAATAGAATAACAGCACCTATTGATTAATAGGTGCTGTTCATAGTTTCAGTTAAAAAAGTTCTTAATTATTTACCAATCAAAAGGAGTTGAACCATTTGTTAACTTATCATCAAAATATGTCTATTCAAAGTCAAAATGCAATGCCTAATCGCAATTACTATGTACCTTATGCGTCACTAGAGCAAGCTAAAACGAGTACCCATAAATTTGATTCGAGTCGGGTAATGTCACTCGATGGAACATGGGATTTTACATATTTTGAGAATGAAAGACAGCTACCCGCTAACTTTTTCAGTCAAGTCTCATCAGATTTTAGCGGTTCAATTGAAGTTCCAAGTGTCTGGCAAAATGCCGGCTTTGATCATCATCAATATGTTAATGTCACGTTTCCAATTCCGTATGATCCGCCGTTTGTTCCGACAGATAATCCATGTGGTTTATATCACCGCACATTTGAATTAAATTGCGATGATAGCAACCGCTACTATTTGAATTTTGAAGGGGTCGATAGCTGTCACTATGTGTGGGTCAATGGCCAATGGGTGGGCTACAATCAAATTAGTCATAGTCAAAGTGAGTTTGATATTACAGATTATTGCCAATCAGGTACCAATCACTTAACGGTTTTAGTTTTTAAATGGTCGGATGGGACGTACTTTGAAGACCAAGATAAGTTTCGTTCGTCAGGTATTTTTAGATCGGTCTATTTAGTTGAAAGGCCCCAAGCGCACTTACAACAATTTCGGGTGAACACAACCATTGATCTTGAAAAAGTAAGAGGAGACTTAATCGTAACATTTGATGATGTAGCAAATACTTTGTCAAAAAAATATTGGTTGTACGATACAAGTGGTGAACTCGTTGCACATGAGGAAGATTTCGGTGGACAGTTGGCTGTGACCATTGAAAATTGTCAGTATTGGACAGCTGAAACGCCTAATTTGTATACCTTAATTATGGAAGTCAATGGTGAGTTCTTTAAGCAAAA
This is a stretch of genomic DNA from Vagococcus zengguangii. It encodes these proteins:
- a CDS encoding YesL family protein; the encoded protein is MKGIIGLSYNLGLLLCRAVYLQVLFVIYCLRGGVVLGLFPSLYGMFKVINQLINGDISTYQDMKVAYKEAYREEFKASNSVGYILLGLVAFLSFDLAISKRFIQQPIIHGALLLLMIMTIGTILYSFPVLIRYNLTIKQVITQSFLMFISNIVEAVAIVISFLLMPIIFAFSPILIILVGLPALVFIVLFFSKQGIIKTEARFDNYENG
- a CDS encoding helix-turn-helix domain-containing protein yields the protein MKMVNKMKSVLNNRKSIYQYVVIYILIFAIPFLILSIIWYNTSRKNIQNQIENGIDNSMFQLKEYVSEKFDDIANISEKISDDARITPYMMNHPYYSKEGIAEINRYKNSTLVEDLFIQYDEYPDTLYTSTGKMAFSTFIERRYAHYQLEKETIQQLFNAKVPEFSIITTRNSEESNDLICYTMPIMDVNGSKYGTVSYLIKKNNLLKDTEKLMLKQNGNVLIFDQKGQLILSSNDSYLEDRTSLKELALDESKQKIKLDDNKLQINRQVDSKQNLIFIALTNPRESFDEIAQIHYRTVGAVLLLFVGSVALIYTTSKKQYQPIKKIEKILASKLDIANNDNRQVPLDQLQQSLVEYFETNETLIEEIKSQTPYARDKIVGKLLQGDFESVEEIEMLLRAVTIELYDKNYFVMILSTEFAYEEITDTVETYIMNKVDVFYNKDYQIFGTKLVSAKAIALICSTANEIDNWSTNLIVDEIYQSLLNDLQIAMNIGIGTVVANLNDINKSYIEAMAVIDYQKHFDLENTIIHFSDIKENEKSSKPFQPEEQLKLMQSLNEGNFVVAQEVINTLINDFASKQSSVNSMKLFGYNLLNTIIKSGVELCDDSFYQLGEQLSGFDSLVELRVNSLSLAEKICIQIANKPKNNILKQEIFDYINEHYSSPDLSLESVAEEFDLSVSYISRFIKKESDRTFSKYIQDLRLEKIKQQLVETDKPIKEIVQENGYYDVSNYTRKFKNIMGVTPGQYRKIQRHEYE
- a CDS encoding alpha-mannosidase, which gives rise to MFDLENSQKQFYQLNRLAVKDRLVLKKATITEENVQQDYQFGTFFGKKNHYYTIETCFTIPKDWSYDRCELFIYSDLSESDNSTNPQIKVYLNDHFVQAVDTNHHELLLDDAYIGVETSLRLEIFSGREEKQFPIHVECRRIDQAIRDLFYDVQVAWSSWKLVQADPELNLIYKKAIKSALKQVPLFDAYSEEFYLGIKAAKEILRQELYESEQLKHLGTVVGVGHTHIDLAWLWTVQQAIEKGERSYTTVMKLMDEYPDYTFFQSQPQMYQFIKNNYPELYELIKEKIAEGRWEIDGGMWVEADCNMTSGESLVRQILHGKKFIKDEFNKDSKILWLPDVFGYTAALPQLLKKSGIDYFMTTKLSWNQSNKIPYDSFYWKGIDGSEVLTHFITTVSEGYQPRPYYTTYNGMLDPYTVKGSWERYQQKDLNDEVLIAYGYGDGGGGPTRDMLETAKRLENGLPGIPKVKMGHALSYFDSLKQAMDQAEVVPKWMGELYFEYHRGTYTSIGKNKKANRQLETLLQSVEKYYAHLGEALPKETMTELWQLLLLNQFHDILPGSSIKEVYDQTDLDYEMIQNQAESLLSQTITTKGSDYFVFNPLAKKRDLKVKLPLPLGQRPVSETHQLKWQRIDENQVLVEIKEVASLAAVKMAVAPFEEEQLASTSEFVTKQLETPYYTVTFDEQYQIISLIDKQQRREILPAGKVLNELIAYEDIPMDYDAWDIDPYYKEKAWSVANVSNVELIEKGDVRQTLVITRQFKQSTITQAIHFYHDSARIDFETDLDWHQKQMLLKAQFPVEVNSLKATFDIQFGNVERDIHENTSWDKARFEVYGQKWVDISEGDYGVAVLSNAKYGFNVDYQNIGITLVKSAIDPYDGADQGHQHFIYSLMPHTGDWKQAPVMEEALDLNTPALVLNQVVVDGTHFASMEASFVTCELDNVLIDTIKPAEDGKGYIIRLYEFKNKRTEAALTFARELKTVQLCDLLENPIEDLVHTEHSVTVPLKPYEVQTLKIFF